Below is a window of Komagataella phaffii GS115 chromosome 1, complete sequence DNA.
CCAGAAATACTCTTCTTGCATTTACGTGTGTGGACAccaagactttgaaatattgtCAAGATATCTTAAGAAACAGAGTCAAGGTCAACGTGCCTTTGAGAGTGGTACCTTCGGATCCAAGAATTCGTAATCGTCTAACTCAtgaacaattgaaagaatttggtTTTAGTGGGTACTTGAGTGATTTCATCACAGGGGAACAGGCTGTTGTTGATATGTTAATTAGTAATGCGTTTCTGGACGTGGTGCCAGTCTCATTAACAAATTTGGAACCCAAAATTCTGGAGAAACTTTCCTTAAAGGATGCCCAGGGTAATATTCGGTTCCGAAACATTATGGAAGGTAGACAATTTCACGAACTGCGTGTTTCTTCTTACGGATCAAAACAAGTATTCTCCAAGGTGAGTTTCATCAACGATAAACCCAGGTGGTTTACCGCTCCTGTAGATATGGACAGAATATCTCGCCAACAACAGAAGCTGGAAAGAGAACAAGGTCGACTGAAGCAACTTCAGGAAGAATATGACGAACTGGAACGAAATAGACCTagattgaaagaagaattggagcaACTGACAGCTTCAAAAGCAGCAGTCTTGAAATCAATAGCTCAATTCAAGAAACTCAAGACGAGGCATGAGCAGATTTCACAGAGCGTTCAATGGCAGACTGACCAAGtaaagaaacttcaatCGCACCTCTCTCATGATAGATTTAAAAGGTTCAATGAGTTGAATCAAAAGATATCTGATACAACGTGGAAGAAAGTTGAACACTTACGACAAATCAAACACTGCATTGAAGCACTACATGATTTAAAAACTCGCCTGGTTgtcaaagagttgaagcGAATAGAGGAGAAAAACAGGAAGTTGGCCCTAGAGAAACTCAATGATGAGATATTGGCGCAGGTACAAAGCAGGAAAAATGCAACAGAAAAGGCTTTGGATGAGTACTCCAAACGTAGGTCAGTAGTGAAGGCTAAGCAAAAGGAACTCCAAAAACTTGTCGTAGAACTAGaaccttctttgaaagaaaagcttGGTAAGTTAACagagaatttgaaaaagaaagggCAATTGACCATGACACGTTTAAACCATCAGATTTCGATGTTAGATGCTCGGTTGCCCAATGTTGGGTCTTTCAGCGAGGCATCAACTCAAAAACTGCGACTTAATGAAGATAAAATTGCTCAATTGGAGGAATTATTGCCCAATTGGAATAGCACTTTGGAATCGCTAAAAGCTAAGTTGACTAGTATTGAAGATGTTTGGGTACCAAAACTGGAAACCATAGTTAACCAACTATCTACCAAGTTTACGAAGGTTTTTCATTTCAATGGcagagaaggagaaattCATTTAATTAAAGGCAAGACTTTCAGTGAATGGAAGATCCATCTAGTTGTTAAATTTACACACAGCCAGGTGTCTAGTGTCTTTAGTAGTACTCGACACTCGGGAGGTGAGAAATCATTCACCACTGCAATGTTCCTATCTACTTTACAAAGTTTTACGCAATCGCCATTTAGAATAGTTGATGAAATAAACCAAGGACTGGATGAAACGGCAGAGGCTTATGTGCATAAGCTGATCATTGAGACATCCTGTTACGATAAAGAAGATGGAACTAACCCCACTCAATATTTTCTAATTACACCCAAACTGCTAACAAATCTGACTTACCACCGCAATATGAGTACTCACTGTATATTTTCGGGGAGATGGTATCATCAAAGTGGAAATACTCTGGGAAAAGGAGTTGCTTCAAGATATGTGGAACAGTCCCAAATATAATAATAGATAAAAATAATATAATTAAGTAATTATAAAATAACATTATATCGAGCGGAACATATGCAATTAAACCCTTTCCCTTCTTTGACACTTTCCtcctctctttctttcttcctttctGTATTGCGTTAATGATTTCACCCAAGAGACTTCAACTGCTAATAGAAGAACTAGAAACATTACTAAATGAGGAAACTATCATCAAGGGTCTGAATGATGACTACGATTCCACTTCCTTCTCCATGAAAGTGGAGCCAGTGCTGCGAAAAACATATAATATGTTCAATGGTATCTCTGTTGACGTATCCGGCAAAAATAAGTCTCGAGTTCAAGCTCTCTACAAAAGCTACACACAGCTATTAAACACACTTGCTGAGGATTTATCGATAGACACAAGCTCATTCAAAGTTGACAACATATGGTCAGAGGATTCACAGAACGGACAAGTCAACGATAACTCCCAAAGacaattgaagaagagtaaGTCGGTTAGATTCAAGGACAACTTGATTGAGCCAGGGGTGCAAGAAACTACAGTGGCGCCTTATCATGACGATGCACCGGAAACAAGGGACTCGGCTATCAATTCCTTGAACAATCAAAGTATCTTTATTGATAATCAGCAAGAACTATTGAGACAGGACCACGTACTAGACAAATTGTCGCGTTCAGTAGGAAAACAACGAGAAATAGGACTAACAATTGGAGGAGAGGTCGATGAACAAGTGGTCATGTTAGATGACTTGGAGGCCCAAATCGATCACAACGAAAATACACTTTATCGAGCACGAGGAAGAATTACCAAATTTAGTCAGATGAGCAGTGAAAATGGAAGACTAATGTCAATTTTTGGATTACTTATCTTGTTAATACTCTTGATTGTGTTGAC
It encodes the following:
- a CDS encoding Structural maintenance of chromosomes (SMC) protein, coding for MGSLSDIDFESHVTQPSKRRRINGFELDAYQVGAIIRLRVKNFQNTGLSEFQLNPRLNFIVGPNGSGKSSFVNAVCLGLGGKLEWIAKEQLQLKDFIRNGCDNSFIEIEFKGAETNETLTVRRSFNLTNRSTWTLNGKETTEKMVKERCKELNIQLDNLCQFLPQERVSRFSELKPEQVLYNVLRSYGNGELLEDHKQLIELEKEQINVSQQIKEAITTIEELKTQNLRLKDQVSRYQEYQKIKDSIMLHRNLKPFVELEDLALEAKEYRTEYHEKKKAFQEFTDHIKEITEQFQNKDDLYIECEREVRELKGLIDEQQQKVFSLEKKLESYDDQIDKWEGEKPSMLRKIEGNRQQLQDIKVALKESMDEMQSLMKEISTVVSNPADLDTKLRELHDERKRISARESQVVVKLQDIERTKQRELKDQEDQVKSDEQTLSKIRSDKIFLLDQSNEVDLKRAVLFFRENKTNLSLDGKIFEPAILSVNVDDRFATHLEKCVPRNTLLAFTCVDTKTLKYCQDILRNRVKVNVPLRVVPSDPRIRNRLTHEQLKEFGFSGYLSDFITGEQAVVDMLISNAFLDVVPVSLTNLEPKILEKLSLKDAQGNIRFRNIMEGRQFHELRVSSYGSKQVFSKVSFINDKPRWFTAPVDMDRISRQQQKLEREQGRLKQLQEEYDELERNRPRLKEELEQLTASKAAVLKSIAQFKKLKTRHEQISQSVQWQTDQVKKLQSHLSHDRFKRFNELNQKISDTTWKKVEHLRQIKHCIEALHDLKTRLVVKELKRIEEKNRKLALEKLNDEILAQVQSRKNATEKALDEYSKRRSVVKAKQKELQKLVVELEPSLKEKLGKLTENLKKKGQLTMTRLNHQISMLDARLPNVGSFSEASTQKLRLNEDKIAQLEELLPNWNSTLESLKAKLTSIEDVWVPKLETIVNQLSTKFTKVFHFNGREGEIHLIKGKTFSEWKIHLVVKFTHSQVSSVFSSTRHSGGEKSFTTAMFLSTLQSFTQSPFRIVDEINQGLDETAEAYVHKLIIETSCYDKEDGTNPTQYFLITPKLLTNLTYHRNMSTHCIFSGRWYHQSGNTLGKGVASRYVEQSQI